Proteins from a single region of Clupea harengus chromosome 5, Ch_v2.0.2, whole genome shotgun sequence:
- the LOC122132923 gene encoding trichohyalin-like codes for MRSVRREDQTEEHGELSTTDPHATISEEVRARWQKQSEVRRQGQDRLNAYISEGLRKMEEQEVEDTRASQVVAHAEQNEMDINLEERKRQISKELKDFVREVNMRLGGVQESEPGNVSVSNTFTTQSVMEMELKAKKARSGQEMDRLKQDKRQCDVERERELERKRELKRLQRARGEQQVVEERGQQQMNIKAKQKAERQREMAIEQEQKLSHDIEKLKQIIQEVSETDKRLHEMARKELERLRKAEIHYQNKKRRALERQQIEQLQIQQRQERERRREEERGAAFTRDIEKLVGSEWAGPWGIGQSYGCALHRKTVEIERLREIERAKERKLMMERLKQTEERILELERQKERDRIELRSRTEVIDKEEMEMNWLKNLEREKMRLQKTERLKQMEREKERKRQIEQLKASERHAELDRDKGIQKEMERLQKQKQREMEQLQEQERATERQNEIDRLIDLGKEKARQQDVEKLEVIMRQEELKKQWEEKQKTLEKQMEEKQREMERKFQLKQKELDQCLNGRQQKIEEERQETEREMERLKEMEREIKKKGEMELREKEERWREMELKQLEELNNNIKEIEKQKEKLERKAKKEERLKELERAECQRQIQMEEDKQRESERLLEVQRREMEEKKRELELQKMKESEMEKKLKEREQKLKEKSQSELQQMEEKWRVLAQQKEDEWDERCKEIEKQREKAEREAKAEHDRLQELERTEWQRQIKMKEEKEREKERLLEVQRMEMKEKKRELGLQKFAEPDMEEKLKEMEQRLKEKSQSELREMEEKWRALAQQKEDEWDERCKEIEKQREKAERENKEERVRVQELEREEQQRQIQMEKELQTERERFLKIQRKESKQRKMEEKQQLELQKAAVAEKEEKLKEMERKMTEKNQTELKQMEENWTKTAQQKEEEWKERCRVIEKQNEEAEKEANKEKDILQEQRRTEQQMQIEMEEQREVERRDNAERQRDMEKRKLDKERKEEERMRQSQIKKKQRDVELQKVVEAEMEEKLKEIERNIQETNIAMLKQTEEEWTAVAQQKENEWKERCREIEKRREEAETEAKKGEERLQELEREKLQRQMQIEEEKHKERERLLEIQKRAMEERQREMEQKKLEMEKKEEKKVRHTEEIQREIEQKREMELQKAAEAEKLKETERSMKDKNESELRQMEEKWKAIAQQKENEWKERCEQMEKQRIEAESRRMVEEVKREEERLQEVEREKLQKQLQTEEEKQKERDKLLETQKMEMEGSEREMGQKELEMERKEEKRLGHIEERQREIELKREMELQKLTEAEKLKETERSMKEKNESELRKMEEKWKAIAQQKENEWKERCEQMEKQRKEAESRRMAEEGKREEERLQEVERAKLQKHLQTEEEKQKERDRFLETQKRETEETQREIEKKKLEMERKEEYRLRHIEERQREIEQKQEMDLQKAAEAEKLKETERSMKEKNESELRKMEEKWKAIAQQKENEGNERCEQMEKQRKEAESRRMAEEGKREEERLEEVERKILQKHLQTEEEKEKERDKLLETQKMEMEGSEREMGQKELEMERKEEKRLGHIEERQQEIELKREMELQKAAEAEKLKETERSIKEKNEPELWKMEEKWKATGQHKENEGKERCEQVEKQRKEAESRRMVEEGREEERLQEVEREKHQKQLQTEEETSAQGIHSGQPFKSKWQILVEKEKEKQREARRNAGERQRKAQEAWKEELKRREEKRKKDEEGRYWCDHPEEWRKLQDELAIKKEDERRQQLEKKWEEETRRMEERKKREQEIEDEMRRERMRQREIERQKEIEKQEIEMQRQLELEKQKKLERQRELEMEREREQEMEREREQEVQRQREKEEMARKIQDEEMETEMEQQEEEGRLTETDDDGSEDHQTQDGTVAEDKSKRRRFLRWVNRKVKERIETKIEKTIKREEEERDKLTFHSKYPIHL; via the exons ATGAGGAGCGTAAGGAGAGAGGACCAGACTGAGGAACATGGAGAGCTCAGCACAACAGATCCCCATGCTACCATAAGTGAGGAAGTCCGCGCGCGATGGCAAAAGCAGAGTGAGGTACGGCGCCAAGGCCAGGACCGTCTAAACGCATACATCAGTGAAGGtctgagaaagatggaggagcAAGAGGTCGAGGACACGAGGGCTAGTCAAGTGGTGGCGCATGCTGAGCAGAACGAGATGGATATCAActtagaagagaggaaaagacaaataAGCAAGGAGCTAAAGGATTTTGTGAGAGAGGTCAACATGAGGCTAGGTGGAGTCCAAGAGTCTGAGCCCGGAAATGTTTCTGTGTCAAATACATTCACCACACAGAGTGTTATGGAAATGGAGCTGAAAGCCAAGAAAGCAAGAAGTGGACAAGAGATGGACAGACTTAAGCAGGACAAAAGACAGTGtgatgtggagagggagagagagctggagaggaagagagagttgaAGAGACTTCAGCGGGCGAGGGGAGAGCAACAGgtagtggaagagagaggacagcagcAGATGAACATCAAGGCCAAGcagaaggcagagagacagagagagatggcaatAGAGCAGGAGCAGAAGTTGTCCCATGACATCGAAAAATTAAAGCAAATCATCCAGGAGGTGTCAGAAACGGACAAGAGACTGCACGAGATG GCTCGGAAGGAGTTGGAGAGGCTACGAAAAGCTGAAATTCACTACCAAAACAAGAAAAGGAGAGCCCTGGAGAGGCAACAAATAGAACAGTTGCAAATACAGCAgaggcaagaaagagagagaaggagggaggaagaaagaggggccGCTTTCACAAGAGATATTGAAAAATTGGTAGGATCCGAGTGGGCAGGACCATGGGGCATTGGACAATCTTATGGATGTGCACTTCACAGGAAGACG GTGGAGAttgagaggttgagagagattGAGCGAGCTAAGGAGAGAAAGCTAATGATGGAAAGACTGAAACAGACTGAGGAAAGAATACTAGAGTTGgagagacaaaaggagagagatcgAATTGAGCTAAGGTCAAGAACTGAAGTTATTGATAAAGAAGAAATGGAGATGAACTGGTTGAAAAacctggagagagaaaagatgaggctacaaaagacagagagactgaaacaaatggagagagagaaggagagaaagagacagatcgAGCAACTGAAGGCATCAGAGAGACATGCAGAGTTGGACAGAGACAAAGGgatacagaaagagatggaacgACTACaaaaacagaagcagagagagatggagcagctACAGGAGCAAGAAAGAGCGACAGAAAGGCAGAATGAGATAGACAGATTGATTGACTTGGGAAAAGAAAAGGCACGACAGCAAGACGTTGAAAAATTGGAAGTGATTATGAGACAGGAAGAACTGAAGAAGCAatgggaagagaaacagaagacaCTGGAAAAAcaaatggaagaaaaacaaagagagatggaaagaaagtttcaactaaaacaaaaagaactggACCAATGTTTGAATGGAAGGCAGCAAAAGattgaggaggagaggcaggagacagagagggagatggagcgtctgaaagagatggagagagagatcaagaagaagggagaaatggaactgagggagaaagaggagagatggagggagatggagcTGAAGCAGCTGGAGGAGTTGAACAATAACATCAAAgagatagaaaaacagaaagaaaagctGGAAAGAAAAGccaagaaagaggagaggttgaaagagctggagagagcAGAATGTCAAAGGCAGATACAAATGGAGGaagacaaacaaagagagagcgaaagacttCTAGAGGTCCAaagaagggagatggaggagaaaaaacGAGAACTGGAGTTGCAGAAAATGAAAGAATCTGAGATGGAAAAGAAACTCAAGGAAAGGGAGCAAAAGCTGAAAGAGAAAAGCCAAAGTGAGCTGCAACAAATGGAGGAGAAGTGGAGAGTATTGGCTCAGCAGAAGGAAGATGAATGGGACGAGAGGTGTAAAGAGattgaaaaacagagagaaaaggcagagagagaggccaaggcAGAGCACGACAGATTACAAGAACTGGAGAGAACAGAATGGCAAAGACAGATaaaaatgaaagaggaaaaagaaagagagaaagaaagacttcTAGAGGTTCAGAGGATggagatgaaggagaaaaaaagagaactggGGTTGCAGAAATTTGCTGAACCTGACATGGAAGAAAAACTCAAGGAAATGGAGCAAAGGCTGAAAGAGAAAAGTCAAAGTGAGCTGCGAGAAAtggaggagaaatggagagcTTTGGCTCAGCAGAAGGAAGATGAGTGGGACGAGAGGTGTAAAGAGattgaaaaacagagagaaaaggcagagagagagaacaaggaagagagagtgagagtgcaagagttagaaagagaggaacaacAAAGGCAGATACAAATGGAAAAGgagctacagacagagagagagagattcttgaagatacagagaaaggagagcaaacaaaggaagatggaggagaaacaGCAACTGGAATTACAGAAAGCTGCAGTagcagaaaaagaggagaaactcaaagaaatggagagaaagatgacagaaaaaaatcagACTGAGCTAAAACAAATGGAGGAAAACTGGACAAAAACAGCCCAACAGAAGGAAGAGGAATGGAAAGAAAGATGCAGAGTgatagaaaaacagaatgaagaggcagaaaaagaagcaaacaaagagaaagatatATTACAAGAGCAaaggagaacagaacagcaaATGCAGATTGAAATGGAAGAAcaaagagaggtagaaagaagaGATAatgcagagagacaaagagacatggagaagagaaagctggacaaagagagaaaagaagaggagagaatgaggcaAAGCCAAATtaagaaaaaacaaagagacGTTGAGTTACAGAAAGTTGttgaggcagagatggaggagaaactCAAGGAAATTGAAAGAAACATACAAGAGACAAACATCGCTATGCTAAAACAAACAGAGGAGGAGTGGACAGCAGTAGCCCAGCAAAAGGAGAAtgagtggaaagagagatgcagagagattGAAAAACGAAGAGAGGAGGCAGAAACAGAGGCtaaaaaaggggaagagagattgCAAGaactggagagggagaaactaCAAAGGCAAATGCAAATCgaagaggaaaaacacaaagagagagaaaggcttcTGGAGATCCAAAAAAGGGCGATggaggagagacaaagggagatggAACAAAAAAAgttagagatggagaaaaaagaagagaaaaaagtaaGGCATACTGAGGAGATACAAAGAGAGATTGAGCAAAAACGAGAAATGGAGTTACAAAaggcagcagaggcagagaaacTCAAGGAAACTGAGAGAAGCATGAAAGACAAAAATGAGTCTGAGCTGCGGCAAATGGAGGAAAAGTGGAAGGCAATTGCCCAGCAAAAGGAGAAtgagtggaaagagagatgtgaacaAATGGAGAAACAAAGgatagaggcagagagtagACGGATGGTGGAAGAAgtcaagagagaggaagagagattgcaagaggtagaaagagaaaaactTCAAAAGCAGCTTCAAActgaagaggaaaaacaaaaagagagagataaactccTGGAGACCCAAAaaatggagatggaggggagcGAACGAGAGATGGGACAGAAAGagttggagatggagagaaaagaggagaaaagactGGGGCACAttgaggagagacaaagagagattgagCTAAAACGAGAAATGGAGTTACAAAAGTTAACAGAGGCAGAGAAACTCAAGGAAACTGAGAGAagcatgaaagaaaaaaatgagtcTGAGCTGCGGAAAATGGAGGAAAAGTGGAAGGCAATTGCCCAGCAAAAGGAGAAtgagtggaaagagagatgtgaacaAATGGAGAAACAaaggaaagaggcagagagtagaCGAATGGCAGAagaaggcaagagagaggaagagagattgcAAGAGGTAGAAAGAGCGAAACTTCAAAAGCATCTTCAAActgaagaggaaaaacaaaaagagagagatagattccTGGAGACCCaaaaaagggagacagaggagacacaaagggagatagaaaagaaaaagttagagatggagagaaaagaagagtatAGACTGAGGCACAttgaggagagacaaagagagatagagcaaaAACAAGAAATGGACTTACAAAaggcagcagaggcagagaaacTCAAGGAAACTGAGAGAagcatgaaagaaaaaaatgagtcTGAGCTGCGGAAAATGGAGGAAAAGTGGAAGGCAATTGCTCAGCAAAAGGAGAATGAGGGGAACGAGAGATGTGAACAAATGGAGAAACAaaggaaagaggcagagagtagaCGAATGGCAGAagaaggcaagagagaggaagagagattagAAGAGGTAGAAAGAAAAATACTTCAAAAGCATCTTCaaactgaagaagaaaaagaaaaagagagagataaactccTGGAGACCCAAAaaatggagatggaggggagcGAACGAGAGATGGGACAGAAAGagttggagatggagagaaaagaggagaaaagactGGGGCACATTGAGGAGCGACAACAAGAGATTGAGCTAAAACGGGAAATGGAGTTACAAAaggcagcagaggcagagaaacTCAAGGAAACTGAGAGaagcataaaagaaaaaaatgagccTGAGCTGTGGAAAATGGAGGAAAAGTGGAAGGCAACTGGTCAGCACAAGGAGaatgaggggaaagagagatgtgaacaAGTAGAGAAACAaaggaaagaggcagagagtagaAGAATGGTGGAagaaggcagagaggaagagagattgcaagaggtagaaagagaaaaacatcagAAGCAGCTACAAACTGAAGAAGAAACTAGTGCACAGGGAATACATTCTGGACAGCCTTTCAAATCAAAATGGCAAATacttgtggagaaagagaaggagaaacagagagaggcaaggagaaatgcaggtgagaggcagagaaaggcaCAAGAGGCATGGAAAGAAGAGcttaaaaggagagaggagaagagaaagaaagatgaagagggGAGATACTGGTGTGACCACCCAGAGGAATGGCGCAAGCTCCAGGACGAGCTGGCCATCAAGAAAGAGGACGAACGAAGACAGCAGCTGGAGAAAAAATGGGAAGAAGAGACAAGGAggatggaagagagaaagaaaagagagcaagaaatagaggatgagatgagacgtgagaggatgaggcagagagagattgagcgaCAGAAGGAAATAGAGAAACAGGAGATTGAAATGCAACGCCAactagaattagaaaaacagaagaaattggaaagacagagggaactggaaatggagcgagagagagagcaggaaatggaaagagagagagaacaggaagttcagagacagagagaaaaagaagaaatggcAAGAAAGATACAAGATGAagaaatggagacagagatggaacaacaggaggaggagggaagattGACAGAAACCGATGATGACGGGAGTGAAGATCATCAAACCCAGGATGGGACAGTGGCCGAAGATAAGAGTAAAAGAAGAAGATTCCTTAGATGGGTCAATCgaaaggtgaaagagagaattgAGACAAAAATTGAGAAAACTAtcaagagggaagaggaggaacgTGATAAATTAACCTTTCACAGTAAGTACCCAATACATCTGTGA
- the slc2a10 gene encoding solute carrier family 2, facilitated glucose transporter member 10: MGCPTPLLAASVSTLGGLVFGYELGIISGALLQLQTQFQLGCVQQETIVSALLMGAFCASLVGGWLIDRRGRRNCILLSCVLVIAGTGLLSTGGFFVILVTGRAITGFAICISSMSCCIFVSEMVSPKRRGLMVTLYEVGITVGILAAYAFNYILSDTTEGWRYMFGFAMVPTMLQLISIWFLRSKVATADSQSRESRRGLVDLADAEVPVEDHQADRQQYSTWYLFQSKDNMRTRTSVGLGLVLFQQFTGQPNVLLYASTIFHTLGFQSTDSAVLASLGLGVVKVITTLASMVCADRVGRRPLLIGGSTVMAVGLLIIGFLSGSSVLDARSPCSSPANGTLLRTNTYPNGSLIRSLPASGTLQLSADLRSLAHLHAIPVSTEAPRGSDHESVNWVILVSMMAVVSAYSVGFGPMTWLVLTEIFPAGVRGRAFAFINCFNWAANLIVTFSFLNVIDVIGMSGIFLLYGVIAVASTVFIYFMLPETKGKSLQEIDRELSEKRFHDRSDCFRQMSRTSSPAYQRVCSISNSSV; encoded by the exons ATGG GTTGCCCTACTCCACTGCTTGCGGCATCTGTGTCTACGTTGGGAGGGCTGGTATTTGGCTATGAGCTGGGTATCATCTCTGGAGCGCTGCTCCAGCTGCAGACCCAGTTCCAACTGGGCTGTGTACAGCAGGAGACCATAGTCAGTGCTCTGTTGATGGGAGCGTTCTGTGCCTCACTGGTCGGTGGTTGGCTAATAGATCGGCGAGGACGACGGAACTGTATTTTGCTGAGCTGTGTTTTGGTGATAGCTGGGACTGGCTTGCTGTCCACCGGCGGGTTCTTTGTCATCCTGGTGACTGGTCGTGCCATAACAGGCTTTGCCATTTGTATCTCCTCCATGTCATGCTGCATCTTTGTGTCCGAGATGGTGTCCCCCAAGCGCAGGGGTCTGATGGTGACTCTGTATGAGGTGGGTATCACTGTGGGAATCCTGGCTGCATATGCCTTCAACTACATCCTGTCCGATACTACTGAGGGGTGGAGGTATATGTTTGGTTTTGCCATGGTGCCCACAATGCTTCAACTGATATCAATCTGGTTCCTACGCTCAAAAGTGGCAACAGCAGATAGCCAGTCAAGGGAAAGCCGAAGAGGACTGGTAGATCTGGCAGACGCTGAAGTTCCAGTGGAGGACcaccaggcagacagacagcagtacAGCACGTGGTATTTGTTTCAGAGTAAGGACAACATGCGGACACGCACATCCGTTGGGCTGGGGCTAGTCCTGTTCCAACAGTTTACAGGGCAGCCCAATGTGCTTCTCTATGCTTCCACCATCTTCCATACGCTTGGCTTTCAGAGCACAGACTCGGCTGTGTTGGCCTCGCTGGGGCTTGGCGTTGTTAAAGTCATCACAACTCTGGCCTCCATGGTTTGTGCAGACCGTGTTGGTCGCCGACCACTGCTGATCGGTGGGAGTACAGTGATGGCGGTGGGCCTGTTGATCATCGGGTTTTTGAGTGGCAGTTCAGTGCTGGATGCCAGGAGCCCCTGCAGTTCACCTGCCAATGGCACGCTCCTGAGGACGAACACTTATCCCAATGGAAGCCTGATCAGGTCTCTGCCCGCATCAGGGACTCTGCAGCTATCAGCAGACCTCAGGTCCCTCGCCCACCTCCATGCCATCCCAGTCTCTACAGAGGCTCCAAGAGGATCTGATCATGAATCAGTGAACTGGGTGATTTTAGTCAGCATGATGGCTGTAGTGAGTGCTTACTCAGTTGGATTTGGACCAA TGACTTGGCTGGTGCTGACTGAGATATTTCCAGCTGGAGTGCGAGGAAGGGCATTTGCCTTCATAAACTGCTTCAACTGGGCTGCCAATCTCATAGTGACCTTTTCCTTCCTCAATGTCATTG ATGTAATAGGCATGTCTGGCATATTCCTACTTTATGGAGTGATTGCAGTGGCATCTACTGTTTTCATCTACTTCATGCTTCCTGAGACAAAAGGAAAGTCGCTTCAAGAGATCGACCGGGAGCTCTCTGAAAAAAG ATTTCACGATCGATCTGACTGCTTCCGGCAGATGTCCAGGACATCCTCACCAGCATATCAAAGGGTGTGTAGCATCTCAAACTCCAGTGTGTAG